Proteins encoded in a region of the Pseudobdellovibrionaceae bacterium genome:
- the alr gene encoding alanine racemase: MRIRPTVAEINLNHLRNNFRKLKGLLPGGVPWYPMIKADAYGHGAVECARVLREEGATALGVSLVEEAIELREAGDEGQVLVFGMFETHGEKLVAHKLTPVLSTLKQVEALHPHLQNDFRAHLKINTGMNRLGFMKEEFEELKKLLRLTPQLKIDAVLTHLHSGEDADTGNSHTQAQFLEFQKRAEEFQPDSARWHIWSTSALLKRTGMKNRMGAAWPAAWEKMGARPGLCLYGATPFETDFELDPVMTVKSQIAKINHLKPGETAGYGAAFTARGECVLGVVPVGYADGYHRALSNAGIVLVNGERCHVVGRVSMDFLLVELTHLYVNAPAPVEIGAEVVLFGESSFGPRLDVREVGDLANIIPWEMLTSVSRRVPREYLG; encoded by the coding sequence GTGCGCATCCGGCCCACCGTCGCAGAGATCAACTTGAATCATCTGCGCAACAATTTTCGTAAACTGAAGGGACTGCTTCCCGGCGGCGTGCCTTGGTATCCGATGATCAAAGCGGATGCTTACGGTCACGGCGCGGTCGAGTGCGCGCGCGTGCTGCGTGAAGAAGGCGCGACGGCCTTGGGCGTCAGCCTCGTGGAAGAGGCGATCGAATTGCGCGAGGCCGGCGACGAAGGGCAGGTCCTGGTTTTCGGCATGTTCGAAACCCACGGCGAGAAACTCGTGGCGCATAAACTCACGCCCGTGCTCAGTACGCTCAAGCAGGTCGAAGCCCTGCATCCCCATCTGCAAAACGACTTCCGCGCGCATCTGAAAATCAATACCGGCATGAACCGACTGGGCTTCATGAAGGAAGAATTCGAAGAGCTCAAGAAACTGCTGCGCTTAACGCCGCAGCTGAAGATCGACGCGGTCCTGACCCACTTGCACAGCGGCGAGGACGCGGACACCGGCAACTCCCACACGCAGGCGCAGTTTCTGGAGTTCCAGAAGCGGGCCGAAGAGTTCCAACCCGACAGCGCGCGCTGGCACATCTGGAGCACGAGCGCGCTTTTGAAGCGCACGGGCATGAAAAACCGGATGGGCGCGGCCTGGCCCGCGGCTTGGGAAAAGATGGGCGCGCGTCCCGGGCTTTGCCTCTACGGGGCGACCCCTTTCGAAACGGATTTTGAGCTCGATCCCGTGATGACTGTCAAATCGCAGATCGCGAAGATCAACCACCTGAAACCCGGCGAGACCGCGGGTTACGGCGCGGCCTTCACGGCGCGCGGGGAGTGCGTTCTGGGCGTCGTGCCCGTCGGCTACGCCGACGGCTATCACCGCGCGCTTTCGAACGCGGGCATCGTGCTCGTGAACGGCGAGCGTTGCCACGTCGTCGGTCGCGTCAGCATGGATTTTCTTCTCGTGGAATTGACCCATCTTTACGTTAACGCCCCCGCGCCGGTCGAGATCGGCGCCGAGGTCGTCCTGTTCGGCGAGTCGAGCTTCGGCCCGCGTCTGGACGTCCGCGAAGTCGGCGATCTCGCGAACATCATCCCGTGGGAGATGTTGACCAGCGTGTCCCGGCGCGTGCCCCGGGAGTACCTCGGATGA
- a CDS encoding serine acetyltransferase, which produces MSFFANIRELVRAYRSYDPAAKSDFEILLLYPGPKAIFFHRIANFFYRHHWYFPARFFGELSRWLTGIEIHPGAKLGRRVVIDHGMGLVIGETAEVGDDCILFHGVTLGGLKFDPVKRHPTVGHRVLIGAGAKVLGPVVLGDDCRVGANAVVTKDVPPGKTAVGNPMHIL; this is translated from the coding sequence ATGAGTTTTTTCGCCAACATCCGCGAGCTCGTGCGCGCCTACCGTAGCTACGATCCGGCGGCGAAGTCGGACTTCGAGATTTTGCTTCTGTATCCCGGGCCGAAAGCCATCTTCTTTCACCGGATCGCCAATTTTTTCTACCGCCATCATTGGTACTTTCCCGCGCGTTTTTTCGGTGAGCTCAGCCGCTGGTTGACGGGCATCGAAATCCATCCGGGCGCGAAGCTCGGTCGCCGCGTCGTGATCGACCACGGTATGGGACTCGTCATCGGCGAAACCGCCGAGGTCGGCGACGACTGCATCCTTTTTCACGGAGTCACTTTGGGGGGGCTCAAGTTCGATCCCGTGAAACGCCACCCGACGGTCGGTCACCGCGTCTTGATCGGCGCGGGGGCGAAGGTCTTGGGCCCGGTAGTCCTCGGCGACGATTGCCGCGTGGGCGCGAACGCGGTCGTCACCAAAGACGTCCCGCCCGGCAAAACCGCCGTCGGCAATCCTATGCATATTCTGTAG
- a CDS encoding YebC/PmpR family DNA-binding transcriptional regulator — MGKSWKNAGKTANAAKKGAIFTKLAREIQVSAKAGGPDPSMNARLRMAIDAARKASCPNDTIERAIKKGSGQLEGQVIEEIVYEGYGPHGVGILVETQTDNRNRTAPDMRSLFKKGGGALGEMNSVAWMFERVSLIEGTKEGSFDPEEEAIEAGANEVEKTDEGYSFYGDMENMDAIKQALTARGWKVETAELSFKAKNKTTLTPEQMEEVADLLSEIDDHDDTHRVHATL; from the coding sequence ATGGGTAAGTCCTGGAAAAACGCCGGTAAAACCGCGAATGCGGCTAAAAAGGGAGCCATCTTCACCAAACTTGCGCGGGAGATCCAAGTCTCCGCAAAAGCCGGCGGTCCTGACCCATCCATGAACGCCCGCCTGCGGATGGCCATCGACGCCGCCCGCAAAGCCTCTTGCCCCAACGACACCATTGAACGCGCGATCAAAAAAGGCTCGGGACAACTTGAGGGCCAAGTCATCGAAGAGATCGTCTACGAAGGCTACGGCCCCCACGGCGTCGGCATCTTGGTGGAAACCCAAACCGACAACCGCAACCGCACCGCGCCCGATATGCGCTCGCTCTTCAAAAAAGGCGGCGGCGCACTGGGTGAGATGAACTCGGTCGCGTGGATGTTCGAACGCGTCTCTTTGATCGAAGGCACCAAAGAAGGCAGCTTCGATCCCGAAGAGGAGGCCATCGAGGCCGGCGCGAACGAGGTCGAAAAAACCGACGAAGGTTATTCCTTCTACGGCGACATGGAAAACATGGACGCGATCAAGCAGGCATTGACCGCGCGCGGATGGAAAGTGGAAACCGCCGAGCTCTCGTTCAAAGCGAAGAACAAAACGACACTGACCCCCGAACAAATGGAAGAGGTCGCGGATCTGTTGTCGGAAATCGACGACCACGACGACACTCACCGCGTTCACGCGACGCTGTAA
- a CDS encoding DUF455 family protein has product MLHLAAARDKLAFVRGLKQIPEGGAVPELPARDVRIVNAKEMPERAGLSTNAGQRRMLHDLANIELQAMELCYRSLIEYPDADKAFRDELMGLLESESQHFEMCLNSLQELGGEWGEYPVHIGLWAAVRAEDSILDRILIVHRYLEGNGLDAGETLIRRMSAVPRSSAHATLERIAREELDHVAFGSRWYQRFCVERKLDPTHDFKTRFAKLLPQMPRRIEHIQRDLRRQAGFSEDEIDFLVEQRDSWVRFKPEK; this is encoded by the coding sequence ATGCTTCATCTTGCGGCAGCCCGCGACAAACTCGCCTTCGTGCGAGGCTTAAAACAAATCCCGGAAGGGGGCGCCGTTCCAGAGCTTCCCGCGCGGGACGTCCGCATCGTTAACGCCAAAGAGATGCCGGAGCGGGCGGGCCTTTCGACGAATGCCGGGCAGCGCCGGATGCTGCATGATCTCGCCAATATCGAACTTCAGGCCATGGAGCTCTGCTACCGCAGCCTCATCGAATATCCCGACGCGGACAAAGCCTTTCGCGATGAGCTGATGGGGCTTCTGGAAAGCGAAAGCCAACATTTCGAGATGTGTCTTAATTCCCTCCAAGAGCTGGGCGGCGAATGGGGCGAGTATCCGGTGCACATCGGACTGTGGGCGGCGGTGCGCGCGGAGGATTCGATTTTGGATCGGATCTTGATCGTGCACCGGTATCTGGAGGGGAACGGGCTGGATGCGGGTGAAACCTTGATCCGACGGATGTCGGCGGTGCCGCGCTCCTCCGCGCACGCGACGCTCGAGCGCATCGCGCGCGAAGAGCTCGATCACGTCGCTTTCGGTAGCCGCTGGTACCAGCGCTTCTGCGTGGAGCGGAAGCTGGATCCGACTCACGATTTTAAAACGCGTTTCGCGAAGCTTCTGCCGCAGATGCCTCGCCGGATCGAACATATCCAGCGCGATCTGCGCCGTCAGGCGGGATTCTCGGAAGACGAGATCGATTTTTTGGTGGAGCAGCGGGACTCTTGGGTTCGTTTCAAGCCCGAGAAGTAG
- a CDS encoding GGDEF domain-containing protein: MILTNEVRAQFTIFCFFHDIEVGSQMRTALAMEGYESFAFMDYDTCIERIRQSSPHMVVFNLEAIMGNLSGFVETVLEINPEVMFVPVVDAAQAKALEPYREYNFVDLIPSGPELETRLKWTVDQVASELFLTYQNEQFAAAETLKDEEISAANQRADELQANLNEVQERWDSQKSVQTFFVREAQQSYIGMSSKEDIVGTFFQRLGRAFPEGDLHALYLKYLPTVHNLVATQAMGLEIEKLKGVGAKLTTDEIQNLHLSLARNEAPQSVQELMRQGFHVQDYLARGLLVHRGCDGLFLFWSKSGFDPDLLDNEFLVFAQAYAQFDIAKKFDAINFDDPTTEVPNREFYFMKLEEEVARSRRLQKAVSVVKVAFDDWERILREGSVVRDTALRTLAILIKKSSRVNDVVCRTLDNEFALILPHSARKGAAIRAERLRRMIETHVFQYAERPLSISCGISEYPTFCASAAELDHSAGQALSYIRTRGGNKVCLFRPTQSFKPDFDVPPI; encoded by the coding sequence GTGATCCTGACGAACGAAGTGCGCGCACAGTTCACGATCTTCTGCTTCTTCCACGACATCGAGGTGGGAAGTCAGATGCGCACGGCGCTCGCCATGGAGGGCTACGAGTCCTTCGCGTTCATGGACTACGACACCTGCATCGAGCGCATCCGCCAAAGTTCACCCCATATGGTCGTCTTCAATTTGGAAGCGATCATGGGGAACCTCAGCGGCTTCGTTGAAACGGTTCTGGAAATCAATCCCGAGGTCATGTTCGTGCCGGTCGTCGATGCGGCTCAGGCCAAGGCGCTCGAGCCCTACCGCGAGTACAATTTCGTCGACTTGATTCCGTCCGGACCGGAGCTTGAAACGCGTCTGAAGTGGACCGTGGATCAGGTCGCGTCCGAGCTTTTTCTGACCTACCAGAACGAACAGTTCGCGGCGGCAGAGACCTTGAAAGACGAAGAGATTTCGGCCGCAAACCAACGCGCGGACGAACTGCAGGCGAATCTCAACGAAGTTCAAGAACGCTGGGATTCGCAAAAATCCGTGCAGACCTTCTTCGTGCGCGAGGCGCAGCAGTCCTACATCGGGATGAGCTCGAAAGAAGACATCGTCGGTACGTTCTTCCAGCGTTTGGGGCGCGCGTTCCCGGAAGGCGATCTGCACGCGCTTTATCTGAAGTATCTGCCGACCGTGCACAATCTGGTCGCGACCCAGGCGATGGGTCTGGAGATCGAAAAACTCAAAGGCGTCGGGGCGAAACTGACGACCGACGAAATCCAGAATCTGCATCTGAGCCTGGCGCGCAACGAAGCGCCGCAAAGCGTGCAGGAGCTGATGCGCCAAGGTTTCCACGTGCAGGATTACCTGGCCCGCGGGCTGCTCGTGCACCGCGGATGCGATGGACTCTTCCTGTTCTGGAGCAAATCGGGTTTCGATCCGGATCTGCTCGACAACGAGTTTTTGGTTTTCGCGCAGGCCTACGCGCAGTTCGACATCGCGAAAAAATTCGACGCGATCAACTTCGACGATCCCACGACGGAAGTGCCGAACCGCGAATTCTATTTCATGAAGCTCGAAGAAGAGGTCGCGCGTTCGCGCCGTCTGCAAAAGGCCGTGTCGGTCGTGAAGGTCGCCTTCGACGACTGGGAGCGGATCCTGCGGGAGGGCAGCGTGGTGCGCGATACGGCGCTCCGGACGCTCGCGATTTTGATCAAAAAATCGTCACGGGTAAATGATGTCGTTTGCCGCACTTTGGATAACGAATTCGCACTCATTTTGCCCCATTCCGCCCGCAAAGGGGCGGCGATCCGGGCCGAACGCCTGCGCCGGATGATCGAAACCCACGTTTTTCAGTACGCGGAACGCCCATTAAGCATTAGCTGCGGAATCAGCGAGTATCCGACCTTCTGCGCGAGCGCGGCCGAGCTGGATCACTCGGCGGGGCAAGCCCTCAGCTATATTCGCACTCGCGGCGGCAACAAAGTTTGCTTGTTCCGCCCGACGCAAAGCTTTAAACCCGACTTCGACGTTCCGCCGATCTGA
- a CDS encoding ATP-binding cassette domain-containing protein: MTTTTDPQTNPKPETAIRLVDVRKTFDGKEFVVNGMNLEIPKGSLTAVIGFSGTGKSVILKHILGLFRPTSGSIEVLGRDLNSMSDDQLIEFRRNFGVLFQGSALFDDMTVIENVCFPLVEHRRDLSIEKVLQIASEKLRQVGLDPKHFEKLPSQISGGMQKRTGLARAIALDPEILFYDEPTTGLDPILTEMVDNLILDTHRAHPGRTSVMVSHDLAAAFRIADYVAMLNAGQVLLFGKPEVFFETDIELVRKFVSKGMRKE; encoded by the coding sequence ATGACGACGACGACCGACCCGCAGACGAACCCAAAACCCGAGACGGCGATCCGTCTGGTCGACGTCCGCAAGACCTTCGACGGGAAAGAGTTCGTCGTGAACGGGATGAACCTCGAGATCCCGAAGGGCTCGCTGACCGCGGTCATCGGCTTTTCGGGGACGGGGAAGTCCGTCATTCTGAAACATATTCTTGGATTGTTCCGTCCGACGTCGGGGTCCATCGAAGTTTTGGGTCGCGATCTGAATTCGATGAGCGACGATCAGCTGATCGAGTTTCGCCGCAACTTCGGCGTGCTTTTTCAAGGCTCGGCGCTTTTCGACGATATGACGGTCATCGAAAACGTCTGTTTCCCTTTGGTCGAGCACCGACGCGATCTTTCCATCGAAAAAGTGTTACAGATCGCGAGCGAAAAGTTGCGTCAGGTGGGCCTCGACCCGAAGCATTTTGAGAAATTGCCCTCGCAAATTTCGGGCGGAATGCAGAAAAGAACGGGGCTGGCGCGGGCCATAGCCCTAGATCCAGAAATTTTATTTTATGATGAGCCAACTACTGGATTGGACCCAATTTTAACCGAAATGGTAGATAATCTAATTCTCGACACCCATCGTGCGCATCCCGGAAGGACGTCCGTGATGGTGTCCCATGACTTGGCCGCGGCTTTCCGTATCGCCGACTACGTCGCGATGTTGAACGCGGGCCAGGTGTTGCTCTTCGGAAAACCGGAAGTGTTTTTCGAAACCGACATCGAGCTTGTGCGCAAGTTCGTGTCGAAAGGAATGCGTAAGGAATGA
- a CDS encoding DUF222 domain-containing protein codes for MNLANLTDVNLLARFVKLVRTERKITHLVLECILEIDRRKLYLDQAYPNLFEYLTQAHGYSAGSAQRRISAARLLGEIPEVALKIEEGRINLSQIALAAQTIKAAEKRFAAKMEGEAKLELLEKLESKNFSETQRILSQELKVDIPFSDRPQHHGDGSVTITMTLSREQYADWLRVAELTSHITSGGKASELAAYLAKKEIARRTKIRGETLTKLKTEPAANPASNSQNTSPSCGMLLPRSPNRENLWVTSLYTDRSHSPRQ; via the coding sequence ATGAATCTCGCGAATCTCACCGACGTCAATCTTCTGGCTCGTTTCGTAAAACTCGTGCGCACCGAACGCAAGATCACGCACTTAGTGCTTGAATGCATTCTCGAGATCGACCGTCGCAAGCTCTATCTCGACCAAGCCTACCCGAATCTTTTTGAGTACCTCACCCAAGCCCACGGCTATTCGGCGGGATCGGCCCAGCGACGGATCTCGGCCGCGCGGCTTCTGGGGGAAATCCCTGAAGTCGCTTTGAAGATCGAAGAGGGACGGATCAATCTGTCCCAGATCGCGCTCGCCGCACAGACCATCAAAGCAGCCGAAAAGCGGTTCGCGGCGAAGATGGAGGGCGAAGCGAAACTTGAGCTTCTCGAAAAGTTGGAAAGCAAAAATTTCTCCGAAACTCAACGGATCCTAAGCCAAGAGCTCAAGGTGGACATTCCCTTTTCTGACCGCCCCCAGCATCACGGCGACGGCTCGGTGACGATCACGATGACGCTGTCCCGCGAGCAGTATGCGGACTGGTTGCGGGTCGCGGAACTCACATCGCATATCACATCCGGAGGCAAGGCTTCGGAGCTCGCGGCTTACCTCGCGAAAAAGGAGATCGCTCGTCGCACGAAGATTCGGGGTGAGACTCTCACGAAACTCAAAACGGAACCCGCGGCAAATCCTGCCTCGAACTCGCAAAACACTTCTCCAAGCTGCGGGATGCTGCTTCCGCGATCCCCGAACCGGGAAAATCTGTGGGTCACGTCGCTATATACAGATCGATCACACTCACCCCGTCAGTGA
- a CDS encoding MCE family protein, which produces MNLLRAGEFKVGILVLGVSALIAYMSMQVSEDPTFFGRNNEAWFLIPDAGGLVKGSAIKTAGIPIGTIKDIRLQDGMARVDLGLKPDVQLYQSASVEIRTQGILGDKYINVLSGSPTDPPLPKGAQILNIKDRGSLEGVVTQITDIGASLKDTARILQESIAADGSRQHVLGRIVLNIEKLTADVADMTTANREKVNDIVDNVRNVTQTLDELLNDESAEGFKAKFKDSMARLDNSLKNIDEITGKINRGEGTIGKLVNDDETAEELNTAIQGVNNMLDTAGKLQTGIEFQSYYLGEAAAARTSVNVKVQPGLDRYYLIGVVDDPFGVVEGIDTTTTTNGTTTEVSERKTRRNEFKFNAQFAKNFYNFTVRGGIIENAGGVGFDYMLFRNRAKLSLEAFQFSQLNIRAQLQYNLYKGIYLVGGGNDMLGNAGKRSGYLGAGLFLTNDDLKLLAGSLL; this is translated from the coding sequence ATGAATCTGCTGCGAGCGGGTGAATTCAAAGTCGGAATCTTGGTGCTCGGCGTGTCCGCGTTGATCGCCTATATGTCCATGCAAGTGAGTGAAGACCCCACTTTCTTCGGCCGTAACAACGAAGCCTGGTTTCTGATTCCCGACGCCGGCGGGCTCGTGAAGGGGTCGGCGATCAAGACCGCGGGCATCCCCATCGGCACGATCAAGGACATCCGTCTGCAGGACGGGATGGCGCGGGTGGATCTGGGCTTGAAGCCCGACGTGCAACTGTACCAAAGCGCTTCGGTGGAAATCCGCACGCAAGGGATCCTGGGCGACAAGTACATCAACGTTCTGTCCGGTTCGCCGACCGATCCGCCGTTGCCGAAGGGCGCGCAGATTTTGAACATCAAAGACCGTGGCTCGTTGGAAGGGGTGGTCACGCAGATCACCGACATCGGGGCTTCGCTGAAGGACACCGCGCGCATCCTGCAAGAGTCCATCGCGGCGGACGGCAGCCGTCAGCACGTGCTTGGCCGCATCGTCTTGAACATCGAAAAGCTGACCGCCGACGTGGCGGATATGACGACCGCGAACCGCGAAAAGGTGAACGACATCGTCGACAACGTCCGCAACGTGACCCAGACGCTGGACGAACTTTTGAACGACGAATCGGCCGAGGGCTTCAAGGCGAAGTTCAAGGATTCGATGGCGCGTTTGGACAACTCGCTCAAAAACATCGACGAGATCACCGGCAAGATCAATCGCGGGGAAGGCACCATCGGGAAACTCGTCAACGACGACGAGACCGCCGAAGAGCTCAACACCGCGATCCAGGGCGTGAACAACATGCTCGATACCGCCGGTAAACTTCAGACGGGCATCGAATTTCAGTCCTACTACCTGGGCGAGGCCGCCGCGGCCCGCACGAGCGTGAACGTGAAGGTCCAACCCGGGTTGGATCGGTACTACCTGATTGGCGTCGTCGACGACCCGTTCGGCGTGGTCGAGGGGATCGACACCACCACGACGACCAACGGAACCACGACCGAAGTTTCCGAGCGCAAGACCCGCCGGAACGAGTTCAAATTCAACGCGCAATTTGCTAAGAATTTCTACAATTTTACGGTGCGCGGCGGGATCATCGAGAACGCGGGCGGCGTGGGCTTCGACTATATGCTCTTCCGCAATCGCGCGAAGCTCAGTCTCGAGGCCTTCCAGTTCAGCCAGCTGAACATTCGCGCCCAGCTGCAGTACAATCTGTATAAAGGCATCTACCTCGTTGGCGGCGGCAATGATATGCTCGGCAACGCGGGCAAACGTTCGGGATACTTGGGGGCGGGACTGTTCCTGACCAACGACGACCTGAAGTTGCTCGCCGGAAGCCTACTTTGA
- a CDS encoding ABC transporter permease, with protein MSQTTQTYVPKGKPSLRDRINTWPDRAQASLVSFVSETGGIMKFMLSSLRLSLQPPFRYLEIVRHMEFVGNQSLIIISLTGVFTGLALSMQIYLGFKMFNATNMVGPVVALGIARELGPVLTGLIVAARAGGAMAARLGTMRVNEQIDALDVMGVNAKQYLIAPRIIAAVICMPLLTAVFDFVAMLGSWILCVHLVGLDEAVFWDKIRGMLEVRHINEGLFKAALFGLVFSTICTYRGYHTKGGAKGVGDATNQGVVQSMVMIIILDYFATNIIRIFYALTGVGKL; from the coding sequence ATGAGTCAAACCACTCAAACCTACGTGCCGAAAGGGAAGCCCTCGCTGCGCGACCGGATCAACACCTGGCCCGATCGCGCGCAGGCGTCGCTCGTGAGTTTCGTTTCCGAAACCGGCGGCATCATGAAGTTCATGCTGAGCTCGCTGCGGCTTAGCCTGCAGCCGCCGTTCCGGTATCTGGAAATCGTGCGCCATATGGAGTTCGTCGGGAACCAATCGCTGATCATCATCTCGTTGACCGGGGTGTTCACGGGTTTGGCGCTGTCGATGCAGATCTATCTCGGCTTCAAAATGTTCAACGCGACCAACATGGTCGGCCCCGTGGTCGCGCTCGGGATCGCGCGTGAGCTCGGCCCCGTCTTGACGGGTTTGATCGTCGCCGCGCGGGCGGGCGGCGCCATGGCCGCGCGTTTGGGAACGATGCGGGTCAATGAACAGATCGACGCGCTCGACGTGATGGGCGTGAATGCGAAACAGTATTTGATCGCCCCCCGGATCATCGCGGCGGTGATCTGCATGCCGCTTCTGACGGCGGTTTTTGACTTTGTCGCCATGCTCGGCAGCTGGATCCTTTGCGTGCATTTGGTCGGTCTTGACGAGGCCGTCTTCTGGGACAAAATTCGCGGGATGCTCGAGGTCCGTCACATCAACGAGGGCCTTTTCAAAGCCGCGCTGTTCGGACTCGTGTTTTCGACGATCTGCACCTATCGCGGTTATCATACCAAAGGCGGCGCGAAGGGCGTGGGCGATGCCACGAACCAAGGCGTCGTGCAGAGCATGGTCATGATCATCATCCTGGATTACTTCGCGACCAACATCATCCGGATCTTCTACGCGCTCACGGGGGTCGGTAAATTATGA
- a CDS encoding SufE family protein, protein MITDFETRKLKLIEDFKALPDWESRYKKIIALGKAWPDLPENMKTEEAKVKGCQSQVWLHARRAADGGVEFQGDSDAFLVKGLVALLLGLYSGLAPEVILKNPPEFLKELGFESNLSPSRANGLNSMIKQMKTFAMAFWMMDQASGKK, encoded by the coding sequence ATGATCACGGATTTCGAAACCCGCAAATTGAAGCTGATCGAAGACTTCAAGGCTCTCCCGGACTGGGAGAGCCGCTACAAAAAGATCATCGCCTTAGGAAAGGCGTGGCCCGATCTTCCCGAAAATATGAAAACCGAAGAGGCCAAGGTGAAGGGCTGCCAGAGCCAGGTGTGGCTTCACGCCCGACGCGCAGCCGATGGCGGCGTCGAATTCCAGGGCGATAGCGACGCTTTTCTGGTGAAGGGCCTGGTCGCTTTGCTGCTGGGTCTTTATTCGGGACTTGCGCCGGAAGTGATTCTTAAAAATCCGCCGGAGTTTTTGAAAGAGCTCGGTTTTGAATCCAACCTCAGCCCCTCGCGGGCGAACGGTCTGAACTCCATGATCAAACAGATGAAGACCTTCGCCATGGCCTTCTGGATGATGGACCAAGCGTCCGGCAAGAAGTGA
- the purH gene encoding bifunctional phosphoribosylaminoimidazolecarboxamide formyltransferase/IMP cyclohydrolase, with product MFKNALVSVSDKTGLVEFLKPLAEQGLRIVSTGGTAQHLKQAGLKVVDVSEQTGFPEVMNGRVKTLHPKVHMGLLARDIPEDLAVLKQNGIDAFDLVIVNLYPFEKTLIEKWKGANLSDADMIEKIDVGGPSMIRAAAKSFQRISVVSDPRDYQWLAAKEKVTDEDRRILAAKAFAHCARYDSLISHYMGAFWGDETSFGGTKVQDLRYGENPQQRATWYQFSGDIEGLHTAEILQGKTLSYNNILDLDAASFLLQNLDEKSAVVVKHNNPCGAGTGDTLTEGLKRALDADPVSAFGGIVALGGQVTALEADLLKNLFLECIVAPSFAPEALEIFKTKKNLRLLSWPQIFKAKRFFELKSVAGGFLVQSADNLQMGTDGWQFLGEQPSPEILRDLIFAEKVCASLKSNAIAIVSQGQTLGLGMGQVNRVDAVAQAIERMRTHHAGKGTPVLASDAFFPFPDSIEKLAQAGIRWVIQPGGSVKDQDVFQAARDLKVNLVITGRRHFRH from the coding sequence ATGTTCAAAAACGCCCTCGTCAGTGTCTCGGATAAAACGGGCCTGGTCGAATTCCTGAAGCCTTTGGCCGAACAAGGTCTGCGCATCGTTTCGACGGGCGGGACCGCCCAGCACCTGAAACAAGCGGGACTGAAGGTCGTCGACGTCTCCGAACAAACGGGTTTCCCCGAGGTCATGAACGGTCGCGTGAAGACGCTCCATCCGAAAGTCCACATGGGGCTCTTGGCCCGCGACATTCCGGAAGACCTGGCGGTGCTGAAGCAAAACGGCATCGACGCCTTCGACCTCGTGATCGTGAATCTGTATCCGTTCGAAAAGACCCTCATCGAAAAATGGAAGGGCGCGAATTTGTCCGACGCCGACATGATCGAAAAGATCGACGTCGGCGGCCCTTCGATGATCCGCGCCGCCGCGAAGAGCTTTCAGCGCATCTCGGTCGTCAGTGATCCCCGCGATTACCAGTGGCTTGCGGCGAAAGAAAAAGTGACTGACGAAGATCGTCGTATCCTTGCGGCCAAGGCTTTCGCCCACTGCGCGCGCTACGACTCGTTGATTTCCCATTATATGGGGGCGTTCTGGGGTGACGAAACCTCGTTCGGCGGAACGAAGGTTCAGGATCTACGTTACGGTGAAAATCCGCAACAGCGCGCGACTTGGTATCAGTTCTCGGGCGATATCGAAGGCCTGCACACCGCCGAAATCCTGCAAGGCAAGACCCTTTCGTATAACAACATCCTCGATCTGGACGCCGCGAGCTTCCTGCTCCAGAACTTGGACGAGAAATCCGCCGTCGTCGTGAAACACAACAATCCCTGCGGCGCGGGGACCGGCGACACTTTGACCGAGGGGTTGAAGCGCGCGCTCGACGCCGATCCCGTCAGCGCCTTTGGCGGCATCGTCGCTTTGGGCGGTCAGGTGACCGCGCTCGAAGCGGATCTGCTGAAAAACCTGTTCCTGGAGTGCATCGTCGCGCCGTCGTTCGCGCCCGAAGCGCTCGAGATCTTCAAAACCAAAAAGAACCTGCGTCTGCTGTCGTGGCCCCAGATCTTCAAGGCGAAACGTTTCTTCGAGCTGAAGTCGGTGGCGGGCGGTTTTCTGGTGCAGAGCGCGGACAACTTGCAGATGGGCACCGACGGTTGGCAGTTCCTGGGCGAGCAGCCCTCGCCCGAGATTTTGCGGGATCTGATCTTCGCCGAAAAGGTCTGCGCGTCTTTGAAGTCGAACGCGATCGCGATCGTCTCGCAAGGGCAGACGCTGGGCCTCGGCATGGGACAAGTGAACCGGGTGGACGCCGTCGCGCAAGCGATCGAGCGCATGCGGACGCATCACGCGGGCAAAGGAACGCCGGTGCTGGCGAGCGACGCGTTCTTCCCGTTTCCGGACTCGATTGAAAAACTGGCCCAGGCGGGAATCCGCTGGGTGATTCAACCCGGGGGCTCCGTGAAAGACCAGGACGTCTTTCAAGCGGCCCGCGACTTAAAAGTGAATTTGGTGATCACGGGACGGCGGCATTTCCGTCACTGA